One stretch of Armigeres subalbatus isolate Guangzhou_Male chromosome 2, GZ_Asu_2, whole genome shotgun sequence DNA includes these proteins:
- the LOC134212776 gene encoding peptidyl-prolyl cis-trans isomerase sig-7, with translation MAVVIETTIGDITVDLYLTERPRAALNFLKLCKLKCYNFNLFHTIQHGFIAQTGDPGGSGEGGSSIWGVIEGKHKRYFEGETVPKIKHGEPGLLSMVCAGEGLIGSQFFFTLGPDLASLDGGGHVVIGEVTEGHEVLRKLNEAICDEKHRPYKDIRITHTVVLEDPFDDPRGFREPSRSPSPSAERLVGGRIAADEDIDDTEGKTTEEIAEMLAEKEAMARATILEIVGDIPDADIAPPENVLFVCKLNPVTTDDDLQIIFSRFGKIKGCEVIRDKVSGDSLQYAFIEFENKKSCEDAYFKMDNVLIDDRRIHVDFSQSVAKVRWRGKGKGIEYMDGKDAKSFKDIDYKDNRKGRKRAPSRLRKSSSSGSSGKSRSRSKSQSHSPRRRRSPPGRQTGGGGRRGRSPWRKSGGGGGSGRRSRDKRIQLSESNSAYHEERNGRDIRVVQGKLDYKNRPYPTSFIKRNRGGRGGGGGGRRSRSPIRNRQQRRSRSRERRRSSRSRSLSYRRKSNSGDRHPRRDRSPETERRSWRSRSPQRRRSRSPERSRNRRDSSPQARQYPSLSKAKAASSSDKNRKDKDKKHYSEDSSADSRPSSVDRSKKKNKKKASSKKKSKKSKKYSSNSDSSDSDSSDDERRKKKKSKSKKKKK, from the coding sequence ATGGCTGTAGTGATTGAAACGACCATAGGCGACATCACGGTAGACCTGTATCTGACGGAACGTCCCCGTGCGGCCTTGAACTTCCTGAAGTTATGCAAGCTGAAATGCTACAATTTCAATCTGTTTCACACAATCCAGCATGGTTTTATCGCCCAGACGGGCGATCCCGGCGGTTCCGGCGAAGGAGGCTCCTCAATCTGGGGAGTCATAGAAGGGAAGCACAAAAGGTACTTTGAAGGTGAAACCGTGCCAAAAATTAAGCATGGTGAACCGGGACTGTTGTCGATGGTGTGTGCAGGGGAAGGTTTGATTGGGTCGCAGTTTTTCTTCACATTGGGGCCAGATTTGGCCTCGCTGGACGGTGGAGGCCACGTAGTGATTGGTGAAGTCACCGAAGGCCACGAAGTGTTGAGGAAGCTGAACGAGGCGATTTGCGACGAGAAGCATCGTCCGTATAAGGACATTAGGATAACGCACACGGTCGTACTGGAGGATCCGTTCGATGATCCTAGAGGGTTCCGTGAGCCGAGTAGATCACCTTCGCCGTCGGCGGAACGGCTTGTCGGAGGAAGGATCGCAGCCGACGAGGATATCGATGATACAGAAGGTAAAACGACGGAAGAAATCGCCGAAATGCTTGCCGAAAAGGAAGCTATGGCGCGGGCGACGATTCTGGAAATTGTAGGGGACATCCCGGATGCGGACATCGCACCTCCAGAGAACGTTTTGTTTGTCTGCAAGCTGAATCCGGTAACGACGGACGATGATTTGCAAATTATTTTTAGTCGGTTCGGGAAAATCAAAGGATGTGAGGTGATTCGAGATAAAGTTTCCGGTGATTCGCTGCAGTATGCGTTTATTGAATTCGAGAACAAGAAATCCTGCGAAGATGCCTATTTTAAAATGGATAACGTATTGATTGATGATCGCCGCATTCACGTAGACTTTTCCCAATCGGTTGCAAAAGTGCGTTGGCGCGGTAAAGGAAAAGGAATCGAGTATATGGATGGAAAGGATGCCAAGTCGTTCAAGGATATTGATTACAAGGACAACAGAAAAGGCCGGAAGAGGGCTCCAAGTCGGTTGAGAAAATCATCGAGTTCGGGATCGTCCGGCAAATCACGATCACGATCTAAATCGCAGTCCCATAGTCCAAGGCGTAGACGTAGTCCACCCGGTCGCCAAACCGGCGGTGGTGGTCGTAGAGGACGTTCACCATGGCGTAAATCTGGTGGTGGAGGTGGGAGTGGCCGTCGTTCTAGAGACAAAAGAATTCAATTGTCGGAGAGTAATTCCGCTTACCATGAGGAACGTAACGGACGGGACATCCGAGTCGTTCAAGGAAAACTCGACTACAAGAATCGTCCCTATCCGACAAGTTTTATAAAACGAAACAGAGGTGGTCGTGGAGGCGGTGGAGGAGGCCGTCGATCACGGTCGCCTATTCGTAATCGTCAGCAACGTCGATCGCGTTCTCGAGAACGTCGTCGGTCTTCCCGTTCTCGCAGTCTCAGTTACCGCCGGAAATCTAATTCAGGGGATCGCCACCCGCGTCGCGATCGGAGTCCAGAAACCGAACGGCGATCTTGGAGGAGTCGTTCCCCACAACGTCGTAGATCACGCTCGCCGGAACGCAGCCGAAATCGTCGCGACTCGAGTCCACAGGCTCGCCAGTATCCGTCTCTTTCCAAAGCCAAAGCAGCATCTTCGAGTGATAAGAATAGGAAAGACAAGGACAAGAAGCATTACTCGGAAGATTCCTCCGCTGACTCGAGACCATCCTCCGTTGATCGTTccaagaagaaaaataagaagaaggctTCAAGCAAGAAAAAAtccaagaaaagcaaaaaatattCATCGAACAGCGACAGCAGTGATTCGGACTCCAGCGacgacgaaagaaggaagaagaagaaaagcaagagcaagaaaaagaagaagtaa